In the Drosophila takahashii strain IR98-3 E-12201 chromosome 3R, DtakHiC1v2, whole genome shotgun sequence genome, one interval contains:
- the LOC108061034 gene encoding protein Cep78 homolog, translated as MSVGQVTMMRKGNSGELARKANTVVVSLPPLVKKSSKSRSFHFRYLELCRAKNLTPVPDIRSKSNATTTFLELCGDKLAVSDWQLLTEALHYDLVLQQLVVRLRRTYPQTNIDPIDTEKRARLFRQRPVIYTRFIFNSLVQAIANCVSSNKNLSVLKLEGLPLQDGYIETIAKSLADNECLETVSFRKSNIGDKGCEVVCNTAKYLNRIDLFDLSDCGLTSKGAEHVAEMLKMQKITRFTEGWEKSLRYRSVDVNTIGGLRTVLLADNPAIGDDGIRWITEVLKEDAWIKKIDMEGCGLTDIGANLILDCLELNTAITEFSVKNNEGISKFLQRSIRDHLGGPPEEKHEPEYDLSCVNGLQSLPKNKKVTVSQLLAHTKALEEQLSFERTLRKKAEKLNEKLSHQLMRSDSNHMMVQEKVMEGGSQTNISREYVVRNEVMPEVVKDSQSYRQSHFNRLVNSAVTSAEVTPRSEIDTLRKEQQLQMKSSPIQIKHPAMEPQLRSLQEVPEEEEEAYEQLEENSQSESEPPNEEEQHYQQQQMQVQRKQLQVRKVRSEMKYVESNPKEAANKNRESKSDHEFANERDFKLNPAVQFETDIGDGAMINPGQRYEGEGDTGYGYNYNYEQEPPVKRGYEKGYVVGEGDGSHRRQRPSNLVEALVQKRGAGGGDGHVAQFVSNLERKASAGKPGKKRLKPRAEDSHPVPFNEMQMESYMSSYEEISSTDATLENSDFEAETTDSTLRGSAKYSSMQVFVRRKHTESLSLEEEEEVSDTGGERLISPREVYQQLHKQREPSS; from the exons ATGTCCGTGGGTCAAGTGACAATGATGCGGAAAGGCAACTCCGGCGAACTGGCGCGAAAGGCCAACACGGTGGTGGTGTCGCTTCCCCCGCTGGTTAAGAAGTCCAGCAAGAGCCGCTCGTTTCACTTCCGCTACCTGGAGCTGTGCCGGGCCAAGAATCTGACGCCGGTGCCGGACATCCGAAGCAAGTCGAATGCGACCACCACCTTTCTGGAGCTGTGTGGCGACAAGCTGGCGGTCAGCGATTGGCAGCTCCTGACCGAAGCGCTCCACTATGATCTTGTGCTCCAGCAGCTGGTGGTGCGCCTGCGCCGCACATATCCGCAAa CCAACATCGACCCCATAGACACTGAGAAGCGTGCTCGACTCTTTCGCCAAAGACCGGTGATCTATAcgagatttatttttaacagcctGGTTCAGGCGATTGCAAACTGTGTTTCAAGCAACAAAAATCTGAGTGTGTTGAAGCTGGAGGGACTGCCCCTACAGGATGGCTATATCGAGACCATTGCCAAA TCACTGGCCGATAATGAGTGCCTGGAAACGGTTAGTTTTCGCAAGTCCAATATTGGTGACAAGGGCTGCGAGGTGGTATGCAATACAGCGAAGTACCTAAACCGCATCGATCTCTTCGATCTCTCCGATTGCGGACTTACGTCCAAGGGAGCCGAGCATGTGGCCGAAATGCTCAAG ATGCAAAAGATCACTCGCTTCACGGAGGGATGGGAGAAGTCGCTGCGCTACCGCAGTGTGGATGTGAACACAATTGGTGGACTGCGCACCGTTCTGCTGGCGGACAATCCGGCTATCGGCGATGATGGCATCCGGTGGATCACCGAGGTGCTGAAGGAGGACGCCTGGATAAAGA AAATCGACATGGAGGGCTGCGGCCTGACGGACATTGGGGCCAATCTGATCCTCGATTGCCTGGAGCTGAACACGGCCATCACGGAGTTCAGTGTGAAGAACAACGAGGGCATCAGCAAGTTCCTGCAGCGCAGCATCCGCGACCATCTGGGTGGACCGCCCGAGGAGAAGCACGAGCCGGAGTACGACCTGAGTTGCGTCAACGGACTGCAGAGTCTGCCGAAGAACAAGAAGGTCACCGTTTCCCAGCTGCTGGCCCACACGAAGGCATTGGAGGAGCAGCTCTCCTTCGAGCGGACGTTGCGCAAGAAGGCCGAGAAGCTCAACGAGAAGCTCAGCCACCAGCTCATGCGATCCGATTCCAACCACATGATGGTCCAGGAGAAGGTCATGGAGGGCGGATCCCAAACGAATATTTCCAGGGAGTATGTGGTGCGAAACGAGGTCATGCCGGAGGTGGTTAAGGA ttcCCAGAGTTATCGTCAATCCCACTTCAACCGGCTGGTCAACAGTGCGGTCACCAGTGCGGAGGTCACGCCCCGCAGCGAGATAGACACTCTGCGCAAGGAACAGCAGCTGCAAATGAAGTCCTCGCCCATCCAGATCAAGCATCCTGCCATGGAGCCGCAGCTGAGGAGTCTGCAAGAGGTgccagaggaggaggaggaggcatacgagcagctggaggagaacAGTCAGTCGGAATCGGAGCCACCAaacgaggaggagcagcactaccagcagcagcaaatgcaGGTGCAGCGAAAACAGCTCCAGGTTCGCAAGGTCCGCAGCGAGATGAAGTATGTGGAGAGCAATCCCAAGGAGGCGGCCAACAAGAACCGAGAGTCCAAGTCGGATCACGAGTTTGCCAATGAGCGTGAT TTCAAGCTGAATCCTGCTGTGCAGTTCGAGACGGATATTGGCGACGGTGCGATGATAAATCCTGGCCAGCGTTACGAGGGCGAAGGCGACACGGGCTATGgctacaactacaactacgaGCAGGAGCCACCGGTCAAGCGAGGCTACGAAAAGGGCTATGTGGTGGGCGAGGGCGACGGGTCCCACAGAAGGCAGAGACCCTCTAACCTGGTCGAGGCCTTGGTCCAGAAACGTGGCGCAGGCGGAGGCGATGGACATGTGGCGCAGTTCGTCAGCAATCTGGAGCGCAAGGCGAGTGCTGGCAAGCCGGGTAAAAAGCGCCTTAAACCCCGAGCTGAAGACAGTCATCCGGTTCCGTTCAACGAAATGCAAATGGAATCGTACATGTCCAGCTACGAAGAGATCTCCTCCACCGATGCCACGCTGGAGAACTCTGACTTCGAGGCGGAAACTACGGACTCCACGTTGCGCGGCAGTGCCAAGTACTCCTCGATGCAGGTCTTTGTCCGCCGCAAGCACACGGAATCCCTGtcgctggaggaggaggaggaggttaGTGATACAGGCGGCGAAAGACTCATCTCTCCGCGTGAAGTTTACCAGCAGCTCCATAAGCAGCGGGAGCCCAGCTCCTAG
- the put gene encoding activin receptor type-2B encodes MAKYDLLYLTAQLLLACCLIGIQGSILPIGIECEHFDEKMCNTTQECETRIEKCQVEPDKFPSCYVLWSVSETTGVLRLKMKGCFADMHECNQTECVTSAEPRQGNIHFCCCKGSRCNNNQKYIKSTTEATTQVPKEKTQDGSNLIYIYIGTSVFSVLMVIVGMGLLLYRRRKQAHFNEIPTHEAEITNSSPLLSNRPIQLLEQKASGRFGDVWQAKLHGQDVAVKIFRMQEKESWTTEHDIYKLPRMRHPNILEFLGVEKHMDKPEYWLISTYQHNGSLCDYLKSHTITWPELCRIAESMANGLAHLHEEIPGSKTDGLKPSIAHRDFKSKNVLLKSDLTACVADFGLAMIFQPGKSCGDTHGQVGTRRYMAPEVLEGAINFNRDAFLRIDVYACGLVLWEMVSRCDFAGPVGEFQLPFEAELGQRPTLDEVQESVVMKKLRPRLLSSWRAHPGLNVFCDTMEECWDHDAEARLSSSCVMERFAQLNKYPSAQMLIKNHTNIDDARESTNCL; translated from the exons ATGGCCAAATACGATCTGCTTTATCTAACGGCGCAGCTATTGCTGG CTTGCTGCCTAATTGGGATCCAAGGATCCATCCTGCCAATCGGAATAGAATGTGAGCACTTTGACGAGAAGATGTGCAACACAACCCAGGAATGTGAAACACGGATCGAGAAATGCCAGGTGGAGCCGGACAAATTTCCCAGTTGCTATGTCCTCTGGTCGGTCAGCGAGACAACCG GCGTCCTGAGACTAAAGATGAAGGGCTGCTTCGCGGACATGCACGAGTGCAATCAGACGGAGTGCGTGACCAGCGCGGAGCCACGGCAGGGAAACATCCACTTCTGCTGCTGCAAGGGATCGCGCTGCAACAACAACCAGAAGTATATTAAAAGCACGACGGAGGCAACCACACAAG TGCCCAAGGAGAAGACGCAGGACGGCAGCAATTTGATATATATCTACATCGGCACCTCCGTCTTTAGCGTGCTCATGGTCATCGTTGGCATGGGCCTGCTTCTCTACCGACGCCGCAAGCAGGCGCATTTTAACGAGATACCCACG CACGAGGCTGAGATCACCAACTCGTCGCCGTTGCTGAGCAACCGTCCCATTCAACTGCTGGAACAGAAGGCCAGTGGCAGATTCGGCGATGTGTGGCAGGCCAAGCTTCACGGCCAGGATGTGGCCGTAAAGATCTTCCGCATGCAGGAGAAGGAGTCGTGGACCACGGAGCACGATATCTACAAGTTGCCGCGCATGCGCCACCCCAACATCCTGGAGTTCCTGGGCGTCGAGAAGCACATGGACAAGCCGGAGTACTGGCTGATATCCACTTACCAGCACAACGGATCGCTGTGCGACTATCTCAAGTCACACACTATTACCTGGCCAGAGTTGTGTCGCATTGCCGAGTCCATGGCCAATGGATTGGCTCACTTGCACGAGGAGATCCCGGGCTCAAAGACGGATGGTCTGAAGCCCTCGATTGCTCACCGAGACTTCAAGTCCAAGAATGTGCTGCTCAAGAGCGATTTGACGGCCTGTGTTGCTGACTTTGGGCTGGCCATGATCTTCCAGCCGGGCAAGTCCTGCGGCGACACACACGGCCAAGTGGGCACACGGCGTTACATGGCCCCAGAAGTGCTCGAGGGTGCCATTAATTTCAACAGGGACGCCTTCTTGCGTATAGACGTATACGCCTGCGGCCTGGTACTTTGGGAGATGGTGTCTAGGTGTGACTTTGCCGGACCCGTGGGCGAGTTTCAGCTGCCCTTCGAGGCGGAACTGGGCCAGAGGCCCACGCTAGACGAAGTTCAGGAGAGTGTGGTAATGAAGAAGCTGCGTCCCCGCTTACTAAGCTCTTGGCGCGCACATCCG GGTCTTAATGTGTTTTGCGACACCATGGAGGAGTGCTGGGATCACGACGCCGAGGCTCGTCTCAGTTCGTCGTGCGTTATGGAACGCTTTGCCCAGCTCAACAAATATCCCTCGGCTCAGATGCTAATCAAGAACCACACCAACATTGACGACGCCAGGGAGTCGACCAACTGCTTATAG
- the LOC138913601 gene encoding uncharacterized protein produces the protein MPGRHRDPSHRSHRRRTRTSRRTLARIVELPEETGDEELDFQRALFEGVTDTLPVPVGVALRESPLTISEELSADTIEYLERYLEGFDDNGEPLVRETEPNDVEMDVDEEVPLRTDRFPNLNMRPISPMQVVTDHVPASAQLETVEVVDLSNTDDQDTPPHQPYSVEVVDISDEEDDDPPPAYGSWEGFQEPGTVMPAPGNSPPQEGVRCDSLIAGSTPRVLQPEGESVRCFRLEVDDDMPSTSAEAQRRQRIAQAQPEDTAGGNSPPQQVVRRDNTTPGCVAHFIHPEGEPIRRFRLEVDDNMPSTSAEAQRRQRIGQAQSEDTASAATNSVPPDGPGQSHQQRPIADRMKHSGWIPIPANWRVHPAQQHQLPQHVVERLQARVTKNLRRNIRVLEKGNGQHYRVRINTKNEVTVSVRPAK, from the coding sequence ATGCCTGGACGCCACCGCGACCCGTCACACCGCAGCCACCGCCGGCGCACCCGGACCTCTCGTCGCACCCTAGCCAGGATCGTCGAACTGCCGGAGGAAACTGGGGACGAGGAGCTCGACTTCCAACGAGCCTTATTCGAAGGGGTGACGGATACACTTCCCGTACCTGTCGGAGTAGCACTTCGTGAATCGCCCCTTACTATCAGCGAGGAACTCAGCGCGGACACCATCGAGTACCTGGAACGCTACCTGGAAGGTTTCGATGACAATGGTGAGCCGCTGGTCAGGGAGACCGAACCGAACGACGTAGAAATGGACGTCGACGAAGAGGTACCGTTGCGAACGGACAGGTTCCCGAACCTCAACATGCGCCCGATCAGTCCCATGCAAGTAGTGACCGACCATGTTCCGGCCTCCGCCCAACTCGAGACGGTCGAAGTAGTGGACCTCAGCAACACCGACGACCAGGACACGCCCCCACACCAGCCGTATTCAGTTGAGGTGGTAGACATCAGCGACGAAGAAGACGATGATCCACCACCGGCTTATGGATCCTGGGAGGGTTTCCAAGAACCCGGGACTGTTATGCCCGCACCAGGTAACTCGCCGCCTCAAGAGGGAGTTCGCTGCGACAGCCTCATCGCCGGAAGCACCCCCCGGGTCCTTCAACCTGAGGGCGAATCAGTACGGTGCTTCCGCCTGGAAGTCGACGATGACATGCCCAGTACCTCAGCCGAGGCCCAACGCCGCCAACGGATCGCGCAGGCACAGCCGGAGGACACCGCAGGCGGTAACTCGCCGCCCCAACAGGTAGTTCGCCGCGACAACACAACCCCCGGATGTGTCGCCCACTTTATTCACCCGGAAGGCGAACCAATACGGCGCTTCCGACTGGAAGTGGACGACAACATGCCCAGCACCTCAGCCGAGGCCCAGCGACGCCAAAGGATCGGGCAGGCACAGTCAGAGGACACCGCAAGCGCTGCTACGAACTCCGTACCCCCAGACGGACCCGGCCAGTCCCACCAGCAAAGACCCATAGCCGACCGGATGAAGCACAGCGGATGGATTCCCATCCCAGCGAACTGGAGGGTACACCCGGCGCAACAGCACCAACTGCCGCAACACGTCGTGGAGAGACTACAGGCGCGGGTGACTAAAAACCTCCGCCGCAATATCCGGGTACTGGAAAAGGGAAACGGACAACACTACCGGGTGAGGATAAACACCAAGAACGAAGTCACCGTCTCTGTTCGTCCGGCGAAGTAA
- the LOC108061048 gene encoding serine-rich adhesin for platelets, with protein MSNLLFMDKSNGNGVYAVRPNSSNGHMDNDNGVIGAGAPATTSTTTAAAGTGASTTMMATTNNINIMNGAAAAAAASASGLPTSASSEDLSQSLSEYTDADESISAPTEFLAEFLSAVMLKDYKKALKYCKLILQYEPNNATAKEFYPLILEKLRAVATSSDSDENYNKSSSPDLALDLHASDVEADVDGDEAGDADGDADADADGDGSESSNNCSEEEDNGWGDDEIDNVDVMDGEEESSSSGDDFELPIDDAGQDPVALAVHSHHSHTHSHSHSHSHNDSGSSRNSSSGGGGRSDNTTHSYSSLLLEEEDDIVPVSLNFGLKENPAADLDVSNGNKVPSASCSDSESPTEPLTQRLAAILRSKCGVSGGGSDETY; from the exons ATGTCTAAC CTCCTCTTCATGGACAAGTCGAATGGCAATGGGGTCTATGCGGTCAGGCCAAACAGCAGCAATGGCCACATGGACAACGATAATGGAGTAATCGGAGCAGGTGCTCCTGCCACCACCTCGaccacaacagcagcagcaggaacagGTGCATCTACGACCATGATGGCCACGACAAACAACATAAACATAATGAACGGAGCTGCCGCCGCAGCCGCTGCTTCCGCTTCCGGTCTGCCCACTTCCGCCTCCAGCGAGGACCTCAGCCAGAGCCTCTCCGAGTACACGGATGCCGACGAGAGCATATCCGCGCCCACTGAGTTTCTCGCCGAG TTCCTGTCCGCCGTGATGCTGAAGGACTACAAAAAGGCATTGAAATATTGCAAATTGA TTCTGCAATACGAGCCCAACAATGCCACGGCCAAGGAGTTCTATCCGCTCATCCTGGAGAAATTGAGGGCAG TGGCCACATCCAGCGACAGCGATGAGAACTATAATAAATCTTCATCACCCGACTTGGCTTTGGATCTGCATGCCTCCGATGTGGAGGCGGATGTTGACGGGGACGAGGCAGGCGACGCAGACGgagatgcggatgcggatgcagaTGGCGATGGCAGCgagagcagcaacaactgttccgaggaggaggataaTGGATGGGGTGACGACGAGATTGACAACGTGGATGTGATGGATGGCGAGGaggagagcagcagcagtggcgACGACTTCGAGCTGCCCATCGACGACGCAGGACAGGATCCAGTAGCATTGGCAGTTCACTCCCACCACTCCCATACCcactcgcattcgcattcccattcccacaATGATTCTGGATCCTCGAGGAATTCATCGAGCGGCGGAGGCGGGCGCAGCGACAACACCACACATTCCTACTCCAGCTTGCttctggaggaggaggacgacatCGTGCCCGTAAGCCTCAACTTTGGCCTAAAGGAGAACCCAGCTGCTGACCTGGACGTGAGCAATG GCAACAAAGTACCCTCCGCCTCCTGCAGCGATTCCGAATCCCCAACAGAACCGCTCACCCAACGCCTGGCGGCCATCCTTCGGTCCAAGTGCGGCGTATCCGGCGGTGGGTCAGATGAGACCTactaa
- the His4r gene encoding histone H4 has protein sequence MTGRGKGGKGLGKGGAKRHRKVLRDNIQGITKPAIRRLARRGGVKRISGLIYEETRGVLKVFLENVIRDAVTYTEHAKRKTVTAMDVVYALKRQGRTLYGFGG, from the exons ATGACTGGACGCGGAAAGGGAGGCAAAGGACTGGGAAAGGGGGGCGCCAAGCGCCATCGCAAGGTGCTCCGTGATAACATCCAGGGTATCACCAAGCCCGCTATTCGCCGCTTGGCCCGTCGCGGTGGTGTGAAGCGTATCTCTGGCCTGATTTACGAGGAAACTCGCGGTGTGCTCAAG GTCTTCCTTGAGAACGTGATCCGTGACGCTGTCACCTACACCGAGCACGCCAAGCGCAAAACCGTGACCGCCATGGACGTGGTCTATGCCCTGAAGCGCCAGGGACGCACCCTCTACGGTTTTGGCGGTTAA